From the genome of Candidozyma auris chromosome 2, complete sequence, one region includes:
- a CDS encoding mitochondrial 37S ribosomal protein mS33 codes for MSLLKALPSKARMAEVRKLSAQIFGETWNPTNVRNGNKILRQPLRGPELLAYYGNNDAMPTFKDFKRWFPELDLIDPREAERVRMVIDRKKRNKGAPKKKKS; via the coding sequence ATGTCGCTTCTAAAAGCCTTACCATCCAAGGCCCGGATGGCCGAGGTCAGGAAGCTTCTGGCCCAGATCTTTGGCGAAACATGGAACCCGACGAACGTGAGAAACGGTAATAAGATCCTAAGGCAACCTTTACGTGGACCTGAGTTGTTGGCTTACTACGGCAACAACGATGCCATGCCTACATTCAAGGATTTCAAAAGATGGTTTCCGGAATTGGACTTGATCGACCCTAGAGAGGCTGAGAGAGTCAGAATGGTCATTGACCGTAAGAAGAGAAATAAGGGtgcaccaaagaagaaaaagagctgA
- the ATC1 gene encoding alpha,alpha-trehalase ATH1 has product MVLATLVLLFTLFLSLPVLGFPVYVRTPYSFKETSPSVNGDDELKSLRDLVVSRENKQIFTNLLFADNAYYDKSTHTLGTLDWVPHHQYQRQPYVANGYLGSRIPNLGQGFAYDTLSNGTFVGVDTPDAELPSDLSNGWPLFNRRYAGAFVAGFYDLQKNTTMTNFPWLLQDGYESVVAAVPQWTSLALSAEKNSKKYKLDPSGTPDSFGRISNYAQNLSMTDGVVTTSFTWLDSFKVTYKVLAHRDKINLGLVHLEVENVGISNATLAVHDLLDFSSAQRARFNATSVDKDNKGIYMLYSPNDIDYVFGATYSSLRYGSSDGSSEESADARCVGAEFTTSEISSGQTLTFEMPTGSSLKVSKHVGIVTSDLDPEHYTSFHSVLEKARSVSLEDEDFTSLAESHANSWDAVVNQGLKVEFPDNPLLTLAARASIYHLNANTRSDATGLTAAMSVTGLSSDSYGGMVFWDTDLWMMNGLLPFSPSHARSFVNYRLHTHEQARKNLESDYAPKKDMNGAAYPWTSGRFGNCTSTGPCFDYEYHINMAVAIAAWELYKSGAVDDHFLEHSAYPLIDDAAAFFADYVQYNETLHAYSTHNLTDPDEFANHVDNGAYTNAAISATMKWAAAVSEHLGKPVPKAYKDIMDNMHLPRSIDDPDIILEFTGMNSSIGIKQADVVMITYPLENEMITHQSAKASMEYASMKQVSFGPAMTFPIFSIVSSALSEKGCSSDTYLVKAIQPFLRGPFAQFSEQNNDDYLTNGGTHPAFPFMTAHGGFLQAILQGILGLRFAHKMDNGKIVRYLKLDPIKLKTFPQGVHFDGVHYLNQTLSFNLTSSGLVVKHNGPTQGSVPHKVLIEVSDRNPKAGSYTLMPGTDVQLQLYETEFSYEDSLSECGRALFTNITECAPGDSPILANDGDNTTHWQAKSSEKSKVLIEFTEPTQFQNCTINWGDRPPKRVYLSAAAQDLSSEYTNLQETIDFLSNVDFGTQLPKRYQFNNPSGKLYKQKDIFATVASKDVGINEPFSPEEQSLIVLPTRHNTTEIVLDSPIKTRFALIEFEGLHDKIDKNDEESQKGAKIFELNFF; this is encoded by the coding sequence ATGGTGCTCGCCACGCTCGTTTTACTCTTCACATTATTCCTCTCGTTACCCGTTCTAGGGTTCCCTGTCTACGTGAGAACTCCTTACTCGTTCAAGGAGACAAGCCCAAGCGTCAATGGAGACGATGAGTTGAAAAGCTTGCGTGACTTGGTGGTGTCGAGGGAAAACAAGCagatcttcaccaacctctTGTTTGCTGATAACGCCTACTACGATAAGTCCACGCACACCTTGGGCACTTTGGACTGGGTGCCTCACCACCAATACCAGAGACAGCCGTATGTTGCCAACGGGTACTTGGGCAGCAGGATCCCCAATTTGGGCCAGGGTTTTGCTTACGATACGTTGAGCAATGGAACCTTTGTCGGTGTCGATACCCCTGATGCGGAGCTCCCCTCTGACCTTCTGAATGGATGGCCCTTGTTCAACCGGCGCTACGCTGGTGCATTTGTGGCTGGTTTTTACGATCTTCAGAAGAACACCACTATGACTAATTTTCCCTGGCTCTTGCAGGACGGGTACGAGAGTGTAGTTGCCGCTGTTCCGCAGTGGACTTCGCTCGCTTTGTCTGCTGAGAAGAACTCCAAAAAATACAAGTTGGATCCTTCCGGAACCCCCGACTCTTTTGGCAGGATTTCCAATTATGCCCAGAATTTGTCTATGACTGATGGTGTGGTTACTACGTCGTTCACTTGGCTAGACTCATTCAAGGTAACTTACAAGGTGCTTGCTCACCGTGACAAGATTAACTTAGGTTTAGTGCATTTGGAGGTTGAGAATGTTGGGATCAGTAATGCTACTCTTGCTGTTCATGATTTGTTGGacttttcttcagctcaaAGGGCTCGCTTCAATGCCACCTCGGTGGACAAGGACAACAAGGGTATCTACATGTTGTACTCTCCAAACGATATCGACTACGTTTTCGGTGCTACGTATTCATCTCTTCGCTATGGCTCCTCTGATGGCTCCTCTGAGGAATCTGCTGATGCCCGTTGTGTCGGTGCTGAATTTACAACAAGCGAGATTTCCCTGGGACAGACCTTGACTTTTGAGATGCCCACTGGTTCTTCTCTCAAGGTGTCGAAGCATGTTGGAATTGTCACGTCAGACTTGGACCCTGAACATTACACGTCTTTCCATCTGGTATTGGAAAAGGCAAGATCTGTGTCTCTTGAGGACGAGGATTTCACCTCGCTAGCTGAAAGCCACGCTAATTCATGGGATGCTGTCGTCAACCAAGGTCTCAAAGTGGAGTTCCCTGATAACCCGCTTTTGACTCTCGCAGCTAGAGCTTCCATCTATCATCTAAATGCAAACACGAGGTCTGATGCTACAGGTCTCACTGCTGCCATGAGCGTCACTGGTCTTTCTTCCGACTCTTACGGAGGCATGGTCTTCTGGGATACCGACCTCTGGATGATGAATGGATTGCTTCCTTTTAGCCCATCTCATGCTCGCCTGTTCGTAAACTATCGTCTTCACACTCATGAACAGGCACGAAAGAATCTTGAAAGTGACTATgcaccaaagaaagataTGAATGGTGCCGCATACCCTTGGACCAGTGGTAGATTTGGTAACTGCACAAGCACTGGCCCTTGCTTCGATTATGAATATCATATCAATATGGCTGTTGCTATTGCTGCTTGGGAATTGTACAAAAGCGGTGCTGTCGATGATCACTTCTTGGAACACCTGGCATACCCTTTGATTGAcgatgctgctgctttctttgctgaTTACGTGCAATACAATGAAACCTTACATGCGTACTCTACTCATAATTTGACTGATCCTGATGAGTTCGCCAATCATGTGGATAATGGCGCTTATACCAATGCTGCTATATCTGCTACCATGAAATGGGCTGCTGCTGTGAGTGAACACCTTGGAAAACCTGTGCCAAAAGCTTACAAAGACATCATGGATAACATGCATCTTCCTCGCTCTATTGATGACCCAGACATAATTCTTGAGTTCACTGGTATGAACTCATCTATCGGCATTAAACAGGCTGATGTTGTTATGATCACTTATCCCTTAGAAAACGAGATGATCACCCACCAGCTGGCAAAGGCAAGCATGGAGTATGCATCAATGAAGCAAGTCAGCTTTGGTCCCGCTATGACATTCCCAATCTTCTCTATTGTGTCTTCTGCCTTGCTGGAGAAAGGCTGTTCATCAGACACTTACTTGGTGAAGGCTATACAGCCATTTTTGAGAGGAccttttgctcaattctCGGAACAAAATAATGACGACTACTTGACTAATGGTGGTACTCATCCTGCTTTTCCCTTTATGACAGCTCACGGAggttttcttcaagcaatcCTTCAGGGAATTCTTGGCTTGAGATTCGCTCATAAAATGGACAACGGAAAGATTGTTCGTTATCTCAAGTTAGATCCAATTAAACTCAAGACATTTCCGCAAGGTGTTCATTTCGATGGTGTTCATTACTTGAATCAAACATTGTCTTTTAACTTGACATCTTCGGGATTGGTCGTTAAGCACAATGGCCCTACCCAGGGCCTGGTGCCTCATAAGGTCCTAATTGAAGTGAGTGACCGCAATCCTAAAGCTGGATCCTACACTTTAATGCCAGGAACTGATGTTCAGTTACAGTTGTACGAGACCGAGTTTTCATATGAGGACAGTCTTTCAGAATGTGGCCGTGCGTTATTCACGAATATCACTGAGTGTGCTCCAGGTGACTCACCAATTCTTGCTAATGATGGGGATAATACTACACATTGGCAAGCAAAGTCGTCAGAGAAAAGTAAGGTCTTGATAGAATTCACTGAGCCGACTCAATTTCAAAACTGCACAATCAACTGGGGTGACAGACCTCCAAAACGGGTTTATctttctgctgctgcccAAGATTTGAGTTCTGAGTACACCAATTTGCAGGAGACTATagacttcttgagcaacgTTGATTTTGGAACACAGTTACCAAAGAGATATCAGTTCAATAATCCATCAGGCAAACTTTACAAGCAGAAAGACATCTTTGCAACTGTTGCTTCAAAGGACGTTGGTATCAACGAGCCATTCAGTCCAGAGGAACAATCGCTTATTGTGTTACCTACCAGGCATAATACTACCGAAATTGTCCTTGACTCGCCTATAAAAACCCGATTTGCATTGATTGAGTTCGAAGGTCTTCATGACAAGATTGAtaaaaatgatgaagagtCTCAAAAAGGCGCTAAGATCTTTGAactcaatttcttttaa
- the PGA63 gene encoding Pga63p, giving the protein MKIKDITRTSTFAWSSDVIPLLATGSVAGAVDLDFSASSSLEIFDVFVAGHEPIFSATLENKFHALAWSQPFGNYARGLLVGAFETGLVEFWDAEKLIKTRSLEGSSVFKSSKHTGAVKCLAFNPHQKHILVSGGQKGEILIWDASTFSEPYSPGRSMVPLDEITSVAWNNSKSHILASTSSSGYTSIWDSKAKKELLHMSYNGPLGKADFSQVAWHPHQSTTLVTASQSDTCPAIMKWDLRNNNEPEKVLMGHEKGVLSLDWCSRDDGLLLSSGKDNSMKLWNPMTGEKLGDFAPAANWTFLARFAPRAPDVIASASFDGKIVVQSLQDTSPPVTQNVKSADDNNFWENLSTNEHSQPSFVLKQAPQWLKRPCSASFGFGSKLVTVRTVNGKSSVSISNMVGGKTLIADKLTEALRNDDFSELIAEKIREHPTDVSDWQILDNLSKHGKDHFLKDILEGSKLDLDDKPAPSDIPDKTDNADEDDFFANLSNDVKKQSLASAEAFAPSGPFKILSDSDGEQDAVLARLILCNKISEAVDKCLEQGKLLEALVLSLDQDESVKSKVKARYFKETHYDVLSRLIYSASSRSVVDLVANADITNWKEIASSISAYCTDKTEFNAKIVELGDRILSANQSPADRRNALECYLAGEALDKVAALWLRELPSETLAGISTEDATPLDAKFATLSGFVEKLSAYRSLSKITSPLSGPAIEPTCNAIFEFATLASTSGNFELARAFLSILPENYDGLVAEKERINKATELPAQKVTQGRGRITSGVQNGRYGAKSPAKPFNPLANNATPAFNGGAPGAPYARPPPAAGMQQKYGSMPPATASSVQPPRTQANPYSRSSSFARPAAAAVAPPVNAYAPQPHENPVGVPPFGNAANPYTPVQPAYSTFSPPTSSLSGPNVKEETDGWNDLPDSFKAKSTARRGTPAAAAVVSPRAPAQPLASASSAPPIRKAQPQTAPSMGPPPPRASSRQPSQASSPRRTPATRQASMNHKYAPPPNAIQMPPQNGLSATGSKASTPSGPPKNPYAPPANANPPPPKVSAVQPPTQNFSTAVSSNTISQTPAQPPSNPYAPTPTGSAQPRSNPYAPPQKQASQPPQNPYAPSSGARGPNGQYSTPASARTSRKPSMGNVLGPPPSRPQAKTGSPSVGPPPTKAQAQAQAQAQSHAPPAPASASMVPAPQVMGSHAMTGNTTTAPPPHRNPSTAAAQAPNSNAPPPPPQAAPAVPPQSAPQTQSSAQPAQNGDVGRPSLADEEIRAIMNTFTNYKDKIKPAAPAKYEKHVIDMEKRLNILFNHLRKNDLLSPETVKNLKDVAASLESKQWTTASNINLGISQSHPNETGAWHVGVKRLITFAEAFDA; this is encoded by the coding sequence ATGAAAATTAAAGATATCACACGTACTTCCACGTTTGCCTGGAGTTCAGACGTGATCCCCTTGTTGGCTACCGGCTCTGTCGCCGGAGCGGTAGACTTGGACTTTTCGGCGTCGTCCAGTCTTGAGATATTTGACGTCTTTGTTGCTGGTCACGAACCAATCTTCAGTGCCACATTAGAGAACAAGTTTCATGCTCTCGCGTGGCTGCAGCCTTTTGGCAACTACGCTAGAGGTTTGTTGGTGGGTGCTTTCGAAACTGGTCTTGTGGAATTTTGGGACGCCGaaaaactcatcaaaaccAGGTCCTTGGAAGGTTCTTCCGTCTTTAAATCTTCAAAACACACCGGTGCAGTCAAGTGCTTGGCATTCAACCCTCACCAAAAACACATTCTCGTGTCTGGTGGTCAAAAGGGAGAAATACTCATTTGGGATGCTTCCACTTTTTCTGAACCGTATTCCCCGGGAAGATCCATGGTCCCATTGGATGAAATTACATCTGTGGCTTGGAACAACTCCAAATCTCATATTTTGGCTTCTACTTCAAGCAGTGGTTATACCAGTATTTGGGATCTGAAAGCTaagaaggagttgttgCACATGCTGTACAACGGCCCTCTCGGTAAGGCAGATTTTTCCCAAGTCGCTTGGCATCCACACCAATCTACAACATTAGTCACCGCCAGTCAGAGTGATACATGCCCTGCAATAATGAAGTGGGATTTGAGGAACAATAATGAACCAGAAAAGGTTCTAATGGGTCATGAAAAGGGCGTCTTGTCTTTGGACTGGTGCTCCAGAGATGACggtcttttgctttcttctggGAAAGACAACTCAATGAAGTTGTGGAACCCTATGACAGGAGAGAAACTTGGCGACTTTGCTCCCGCCGCAAACTGGACATTTTTAGCTCGCTTCGCCCCTCGTGCACCTGACGTGATCGCTTCCGCTTCCTTCGACGGGAAGATTGTCGTTCAGTCGTTACAAGACACATCCCCACCAGTTACCCAGAATGTGAAGTCCGCTGACGATAATAACTTTTGGGAGAATCTTTCTACTAATGAGCACCTGCAACCTCTGTTTGTTTTAAAGCAAGCACCACAGTGGCTCAAAAGACCTTGCTCTGCATCATTTGGCTTTGGCTCAAAGCTTGTTACCGTTAGAACGGTGAACGGCAAGTCCTCGGTAAGCATCTCCAATATGGTGGGCGGAAAGACACTCATTGCTGACAAACTTACTGAGGCTCTCAGAAACGATGACTTCTCTGAACTCATAGCTGAAAAGATCAGAGAGCACCCTACTGACGTATCTGATTGGCAAATCTTAGATAATTTGTCGAAGCATGGAAAGGACCATTTCCTCAAGGATATCTTGGAAGGTTCAAAGTTAGACTTAGACGACAAGCCAGCTCCATCTGATATACCCGACAAAACTGATAATGCAGACGAGGATGACTTTTTCGCAAACTTGTCCAATGACGTCAAGAAGCAGTCTCTTGCCTCTGCTGAAGCATTTGCTCCTAGCGGTcctttcaaaattttgagtgATTCTGACGGGGAACAGGATGCCGTTTTGGCAAGGCTTATCTTATGCAACAAAATCAGTGAGGCTGTTGATAAATGCTTGGAACAGGGCAAGTTGTTGGAAGCGTTAGTTCTTTCCTTAGATCAGGATGAGAGCGTGAAGAGCAAAGTGAAAGCGCGCTATTTCAAGGAAACTCATTACGATGTCTTGTCTCGTTTGATCTACTCGGCATCTTCGAGAAGTGTCGTTGACCTTGTTGCCAACGCTGATATCACAAATTGGAAGGAGATTGCATCGAGCATATCCGCTTACTGCACAGACAAGACAGAATTCAATGCAAAGATTGTCGAGCTTGGCGACCGTATCCTATCAGCAAACCAATCTCCTGCAGACCGTCGGAATGCATTGGAATGCTACTTAGCCGGCGAAGCATTAGACAAAGTTGCAGCCCTTTGGTTGAGAGAGCTTCCATCGGAAACTCTCGCTGGCATCAGTACCGAAGATGCTACTCCTTTAGATGCCAAGTTTGCTACGTTAAGCGGCTTCgtggagaagctttcaGCTTACCGttctctttccaaaatcacTAGCCCACTTTCAGGACCTGCAATCGAGCCAACTTGCAATGCCATCTTTGAATTCGCAACATTGGCATCTACCAGCGGAAATTTTGAACTAGCCCGTGCATTTTTATCTATTCTTCCAGAGAACTATGATGGCCTAGtggcagagaaggagcGTATTAACAAGGCGACTGAGCTTCCAGCGCAAAAGGTTACTCAGGGACGTGGTAGAATCACAAGTGGCGTCCAGAATGGTAGATATGGCGCTAAATCCCCTGCAAAGCCGTTCAACCCTTTGGCGAACAACGCAACTCCAGCTTTCAACGGTGGGGCTCCTGGTGCACCATACGCTCGTCCCCCTCCGGCAGCCGGAATGCAACAGAAGTATGGTTCCATGCCTCCCGCAACCGCATCCTCTGTTCAACCTCCTCGTACACAAGCGAATCCATATAGCAGAAGCTCCTCCTTTGCTAGGCCTGCTGCGGCTGCGGTGGCTCCGCCTGTCAATGCTTATGCTCCACAACCTCATGAGAATCCGGTCGGTGTGCCACCATTTGGAAATGCAGCTAATCCTTACACACCAGTGCAGCCAGCATACTCTACCTTTTCCCCACCAACCTCTTCACTTTCAGGACCAAatgtgaaggaagaaactGATGGATGGAACGACTTGCCCGACTCCTTCAAAGCGAAGTCGACAGCTAGACGTGGCACGCCCGCAGCAGCAGCTGTGGTTTCCCCAAGGGCTCCAGCACAACCATTGGCATCTGCTTCTTCGGCTCCCCCTATCAGAAAAGCTCAGCCTCAGACTGCCCCTTCAATGGgaccaccaccaccacgGGCGTCCTCAAGACAACCCTCGCAAGCTAGCAGCCCAAGAAGGACCCCTGCCACACGCCAAGCTTCCATGAATCATAAGTATGCTCCACCTCCAAATGCTATTCAAATGCCTCCGCAGAATGGGTTGTCGGCGACTGGAAGTAAGGCGAGTACTCCACTGGGTCCACCAAAGAATCCCTACGCTCCTCCCGCTAATGCAAACCCACCACCCCCCAAGGTTTCGGCTGTTCAACCACCAACTCAAAATTTCTCTACAGCTGTGTCACTGAACACCATTTCGCAGACTCCGGCTCAACCTCCAAGCAATCCATATGCGCCAACGCCAACAGGTTCCGCTCAACCCCGTAGCAACCCGTATGCGCCACCGCAAAAGCAAGCATCTCAACCTCCACAGAATCCTTATGCTCCTTCATCGGGTGCTAGGGGTCCAAACGGTCAGTACTCTACACCGGCGTCCGCTCGCACAAGCAGAAAGCCATCGATGGGAAATGTCTTGGGTCCTCCACCCTCTAGGCCACAAGCTAAGACCGGATCACCATCTGTAGGACCACCGCCTACCAAAGCACAAGCACAAGCACAAGCACAAGCACAGTCTCATGCTCCTCCCGCACCAGCTTCCGCGTCCATGGTACCGGCGCCACAGGTGATGGGATCGCACGCTATGACAGGAAATACTACAACAGCCCCTCCTCCTCACCGTAACCCATCGACTGCTGCAGCGCAGGCGCCAAACTCTAATGcgccaccaccacctcctCAAGCAGCACCAGCTGTTCCACCTCAATCGGCACCGCAGACTCAAAGCTCTGCTCAACCTGCTCAGAATGGGGACGTGGGAAGGCCTAGCCttgctgatgaagaaattaGGGCCATAATGAACACATTCACCAATTACAAggacaagatcaagccTGCTGCTCCTGCAAAGTACGAGAAACACGTCATCGACATGGAGAAAAGACTCAACATTTTGTTCAACCATTTGAGAAAAAATGATTTGCTTTCACCAGAGACggtgaagaacttgaaggatgTTGCCGCATCGTTGGAGAGTAAGCAATGGACAACGGCTTCCAATATAAACCTTGGTATATCGCAATCGCATCCTAACGAGACTGGTGCATGGCACGTTGGTGTTAAGCGCTTGATCACTTTTGCAGAAGCCTTTGATGCTTAG
- a CDS encoding CCR4-NOT core subunit CAF130 translates to MSDAEFPDQDQVVEFDLPSHYDNARDFFGQHHELLHRLRLDDSDKYLVNVFTTVAALCDPYTQPEDNDTNPLSVACLADVAIALTYKQLLEHRHAEGLDQDDGEHSPPLLSSLRFTISIKFFSILDCIHRALNAEDPVRINALQDKMLLWELREPYWLPIFDESEEYEAKLCYYMACVSIFAIYKLFQPEDGSPYNPALNPYTDYFVRSWKAHTGILKLAFELDQALEEYAFQNSDEYFDTPENVKRALLGSSAIRCVLAYILNQAMPDIFSEEILKKDRKQHEYDIAEQPLLDFYDPLARKRTAGGSLISRFPHLQIAQFILRIHMPDIRPEHDSYEFMLRKQRFEVPHRFYRYERKMYRSQVEYVDRYDMDIDIRDYLDDEMKYVFFGYADSEEDEEEDQPSGGGEQESKFPMALRSDRNEKVDEEGIDWSDCARGENVKFSKSFLDSLDAPAFVNSMDDFTNLVDTTLMIGFLHPDLKHYSYFGESILRTIAQSIKDEDDEEVTEKLSPLSIYEFLVSPPKNPVYKLPSTYKPVSDMTVTRFEYLLAYNSDLAGCIIDEMLMCDGFRRTFIWFITHLVNYSPLLIDYVYELATGKRGDAKRGKESMHKFSRVGALELSTIERSMLLHEFLSNLSSWVFSHYDHTNQRLIALMSYVCLMLRRLIDEGIITTANSASYLDNYKGEIEVLLMTLMSDVPQARELFIEIKGGTGKTQEERLLWNRLMHKDTATLEETLEDISKLPLGSLTIWDRQDSTSRMKVVQLLERIRAACIYFYGASNYASETSDSKEEDLNLGTVVRDFRLLFQYFPLISRCKEVVFMISFHIASRNLMQVEPIFEAELPTMTAVDNEINESTSPNHGKKKKSKKRAKGN, encoded by the coding sequence ATGTCTGACGCCGAGTTCCCGGACCAAGATCAGGTCGTAGAGTTCGACCTACCGCTGCATTACGATAATGCCCGCGATTTCTTTGGCCAGCATCACGAGCTTCTTCACAGACTCCGACTAGACGACTCAGACAAATATTTGGTCAATGTGTTTACTACGGTGGCTGCTCTCTGTGATCCGTACACGCAGCCCGAGGACAATGATACTAACCCATTGAGTGTGGCCTGTTTAGCTGATGTGGCCATTGCCCTTACATATaagcagcttcttgaacataGACATGCGGAGGGACTAGATCAGGACGATGGAGAACACCTGCCGCCTTTGTTGAGTTCTTTACGGTTTACCATTTCGATAAAGTTCTTTTCTATACTAGATTGCATCCACAGGGCCCTTAATGCAGAAGATCCAGTGAGAATAAATGCTCTTCAGGACAAGATGCTACTATGGGAACTAAGAGAGCCTTATTGGCTTCCGATATTCGATGAACTGGAGGAATACGAGGCAAAGTTATGCTACTACATGGCTTGCGTGCTGATCTTTGCCATCTACAAGTTATTCCAACCAGAGGACGGAAGTCCATATAACCCTGCATTGAACCCATACACTGACTATTTCGTCCGCCTGTGGAAAGCTCACACTGGCATTTTGAAGCTTGCGTTCGAGCTAGATCAGGCTCTTGAAGAGTATGCATTCCAAAATAGCGACGAGTACTTTGACACCCCAGAGAACGTGAAAAGAGCACTCCTAGGATCCAGTGCCATTCGATGCGTGTTGGCCTACATTCTAAACCAAGCAATGCCTGATATATTCTCTgaagaaattctcaaaaaagACAGGAAACAGCATGAGTATGATATTGCTGAGCAGCCCTTACTTGATTTTTACGACCCACTTGCTCGAAAAAGAACCGCTGGTGGCTCTCTCATCAGTAGATTTCCTCATTTACAAATAGCTCAGTTCATCTTGCGAATACACATGCCTGATATTCGTCCTGAGCATGACAGCTATGAATTCATGCTCCGAAAGCAGCGTTTTGAAGTACCACATAGATTTTATCGTTATGAAAGAAAGATGTACAGGCTGCAAGTCGAGTACGTTGATCGCTACGACATGGACATCGATATAAGAGACTATCTCGATGATGAGATGAAATATGTGTTTTTCGGTTACGCTGACtctgaggaagatgaggaagaagaccaGCCGAGCGGTGGCGGTGAACAAGAGTCCAAATTTCCAATGGCTTTACGTTCTGATCGAAACGAGAAAGTTGACGAGGAGGGTATAGACTGGAGCGATTGTGCCAGAGGGGAGAATGTAAAGTTTTCGAAGAGTTTCCTTGATCTGCTCGATGCCCCAGCCTTTGTCAATTCAATGGACGACTTCACTAATCTCGTCGACACTACGTTGATGATAGGGTTCTTACACCCCGATCTCAAACATTACTCCTACTTTGGTGAGAGTATCTTGCGCACTATTGCTCAAAGTAtcaaagacgaagatgatgaggaagtcACAGAGAAGTTACTGCCATTGTCGATTTACGAGTTCCTCGTGTCCCCACCAAAGAATCCAGTGTATAAGTTACCTTCAACTTACAAACCCGTGTCCGATATGACAGTTACAAGGTTTGAGTACTTATTGGCATACAACCTGGATCTTGCAGGTTGCATCATAGATGAGATGCTTATGTGTGATGGCTTTCGCAGAACCTTCATCTGGTTCATCACCCATTTGGTCAACTACTCTCCTCTTTTAATTGACTATGTCTATGAATTGGCTACAGGAAAAAGGGGCGACGCTAAGAGGGGTAAAGAAAGTATGCATAAGTTCTCTAGGGTCGGGGCTCTTGAACTTTCAACAATTGAGCGACTGATGCTTCTTCACGAATTCCTTAGTAACTTATCATCGTGGGTATTCAGTCACTACGATCATACAAATCAAAGGCTCATTGCTCTCATGTCGTATGTCTGTCTCATGCTTAGGAGGTTGATCGACGAAGGTATCATCACAACAGCAAACAGCGCCTCATATCTCGATAACTATAAAGGTGAGATTGAGGTACTATtgatgacattgatgagTGACGTACCTCAGGCGAGAGAACTATTCATTGAGATCAAAGGCGGTACCGGTAAGACGCAAGAGGAAAGACTACTATGGAATAGGCTTATGCACAAGGACACTGCTACGCTTGAGGAAACTCTCGAGGACATTTCAAAATTACCATTGGGGCTGCTCACTATCTGGGATAGACAGGACAGTACAAGCCGAATGAAGGTCGTTCAGCTATTAGAAAGAATTCGTGCAGCTTGCATATACTTCTACGGCGCCTCGAACTATGCACTGGAGACCTCAGAttccaaagaggaagatttGAACTTGGGTACTGTTGTTAGAGACTTCCGCTTGCTTTTCCAATACTTCCCGCTAATAAGTCGGTGCAAAGAGGTTGTTTTCATGATCAGCTTCCATATAGCTCTGAGGAATCTTATGCAAGTAGAGCCAATCTTTGAAGCGGAGCTACCAACAATGACCGCCGTCGATAACGAAATTAACGAATCTACCAGTCCCAATCatggcaagaagaaaaagtctAAAAAAAGGGCTAAAGGAAATTAG
- the MMD1 gene encoding isoleucine biosynthesis protein, protein MAQRNLMTPVKTAAAPPPAASYSQAIKVNGFVYVSGQIPYTPENKPLAGNPTIAEQAEQVIQNVKNILEASNSSLKHIVKANVFLTDMDTQFAEFNGVYGKYFNEHKPARSCVAVKGLPLGVPLEMEVVAVEKDDQKL, encoded by the exons ATGGCCCAAAGAAACTTGATGACTCCA GTTAAAACCGCTGCTGCTCCTCCACCAGCTGCATCCTACTCCCAGGCCATCAAGGTCAATG GTTTCGTTTATGTGTCTGGACAGATTCCATACACCCCAGAGAACAAGCCATTGGCTGGCAACCCCACCATTGCTGAGCAGGCTGAGCAGGTGATTCAGAACGTCAAGAACATCTTGGAGGCTTCCAACTCTTCATTGAAGCACATTGTCAAGGCCAATGTTTTCTTGACTGACATGGACACTCAATTCGCTGAATTCAACGGAGTGTACGGCAAGTACTTCAACGAGCACAAGCCCGCTAGATCGTGCGTGGCCGTCAAGGGGTTGCCATTGGGCGTTCCATTGGAAATGGAAGTAGTTGCCGTTGAGAAGGATGATCAGAAGTTGTAA
- a CDS encoding 60S ribosomal protein eL34: MAQRVTYRRKTPYNTKSNKIRVVKTPGGKLVAQHLKKQATTPKCGDCGISLQGIATLRPRQYAQISKTKKTVQRAYGGSRCANCVKERIVRAFLIEEQKIVKRVLKDQQEKQAKK, translated from the exons ATGGCTCAGCGTGTTACCTACAGAAGAAAGACTCCAT ACAACACCAAGTCCAACAAGATCAGAGTCGTCAAGACCCCAGGTGGTAAGTTGGTCGCTCagcacttgaagaagcaggctACCACTCCAAAGTGTGGTGACTGTGGTATCTCTTTGCAGGGTATCGCCACCTTGAGACCAAGACAGTACGCTCAGATCTCCAAGACCAAGAAGACTGTCCAGAGAGCTTACGGTGGTTCTAGATGCGCCAACTGTGTCAAGGAGAGAATTGTCAGAGCTTTCTTGATTGAGGAGCAGAAGATCGTCAAGAGAGTGTTGAAGGATCAGCAGGAGAAGCAGGCCAAGAAATAA